The Euleptes europaea isolate rEulEur1 chromosome 2, rEulEur1.hap1, whole genome shotgun sequence genome has a segment encoding these proteins:
- the LOC130473324 gene encoding CMRF35-like molecule 5 encodes MVLLTDCSTSFLQADKEKITMEGTSIAVTCLYDAKYRWYKKYWCQGSSRTYCDILGDTDNVKGNYKGRLLLRDNKRGVFTVIMQQLAEADSGTYWCGIDRPYADIMIQVKLVVKKDPERWGSVRTTSSSTPSSTFSTTTPSTVEMATAFPGNSKLHLNVSFPSNSSGHLGVTKGFRNWNCSPWGILRWMILLILLAALMVIHWNRVHYNW; translated from the exons ATGGTTCTTCTTACAGATTGTTCTACATCATTTCTCCAGGCAGATAAAGAGAAGATAACCATGGAGGGGACAAGCATCGCAGTAACCTGTCTGTATGATGCAAAATACAGGTGGTACAAAAAATACTGGTGCCAGGGAAGTTCACGAACATATTGCGATATTTTAGGAGACACAGACAATGTAAAGGGAAATTATAAAGGAAGATTGTTACTCAGAGATAACAAAAGAGGAGTATTTACAGTGATCATGCAGCAGCTAGCAGAAGCTGATTCAGGAACATATTGGTGTGGAATAGATAGACCGTATGCTGATATAATGATTCAAGTGAAACTGGTGGTCAAGAAAG ATCCTGAAAGATGGGGCAGTGTAAGAACCACttcttcctccaccccctcctctACTTTTTCCACTACTACACCGTCTACAGTTGAGATGGCTACAGCTTTTCCAGGCAATTCCAAATTACATTTAAATGTATCATTCCCTTCCAACTCCTCTGGCCATCTTGGTGTCACAAAAGG TTTTAGAAATTGGAACTGTAGTCCATGGGGTATTCTGCGTTGGATGATCTTGCTTATTCTCTTAGCTGCTTTGATGGTTATTCATTGGAATAGGGTGCATTATAATTGGTGA